The Pseudoalteromonas sp. DL-6 genome has a window encoding:
- a CDS encoding nuclear transport factor 2 family protein, whose protein sequence is MDNQLSVDKFVEIYQKLDKDNLDLLTEIYAQNIHFIDPLHEINGLEDLRHYFCGLYSNVKHCRFDITDSFTNDNNAFVYWTMHYSHPKLNAGNTISVQGHSKLVFEGEKIINHRDYFNAGELLYKHIPLLGNIINFIDKRAG, encoded by the coding sequence ATGGATAACCAATTATCAGTCGATAAATTTGTAGAAATATATCAAAAGCTTGATAAAGATAACCTGGACTTATTAACTGAAATTTACGCTCAAAACATTCACTTTATAGATCCGCTGCATGAGATTAATGGCCTTGAAGATTTAAGACATTATTTTTGTGGTTTATATAGTAATGTTAAGCATTGTCGATTTGACATAACCGATTCATTTACCAACGATAATAATGCATTTGTATACTGGACAATGCATTATTCTCACCCAAAACTTAATGCAGGTAATACAATTTCAGTGCAAGGGCACAGTAAACTCGTTTTCGAAGGTGAAAAAATTATTAATCACCGTGATTACTTTAACGCTGGAGAGCTTTTGTATAAGCATATTCCATTACTGGGCAACATTATTAATTTTATTGATAAAAGGGCTGGTTAA